The segment GCCGCACCCGCTCGATGTCGCCGGCTTCCCCGCCGGCCATGATGGCGAGCGTGCCCTCCTCGGCGCCCTTGGTGCCACCCGACACCGGCGCATCGATCCAGCCCGCGCCGTTCGCAGCTTTTAGCCGGGCCGCGAGCTCGCGTGCGGCATCAGGATGAATCGAGGAGAAATCAACCACGAGCTTGCCCGCTCCGGCAACCGCCGAGATACCCTCAGGTCCGAAGATCACCTCTTCGACGGCCGCTGCGTCAGTCACGCACATGAAGACGATGTCCGAGCGCGCAAGAACGTCGCGAGGTGTGGCTGCGTGCCCGGCACCGGCTTCGACGAGCGGCGCAACCTTGCCCTCCGACCGATTCCAGACAGTCACCTGATAGCCGGCCTTGAGCAGGCGGCGGGTCATCGGCGTCCCCATCAAGCCCAGGCCGAGATAGCCGAGCTTCTCCGCGCTCTGCAGGTTTGCCTTGCCGGCATCAGCCATAGGTTGCCTCCTTCTGTCGCAGCGCAGGCGGCGCGCGGCCGCTTCCGCACCATACATAACGCATGGAGCCGCGACACCGGGCCGGTCTGCATGGCTTGCCTGATTGTTTGAACCATGAAACAATTTGGGCCGGTCGGGTTGGGTGGCGCCGGTCGGCGCCGGAGCAACGGAGTGGGCACGATGCGGACGGTTTCGAGGTGGATGCTGGCAATGGGGGCTGTGGCCGCCATGATTGCGGGCGCAAGCCCCTCACGGGCGCAACAGACGATCCGCGTCGGCTGGACGATCCCGGCCGAGGAATCCAAATATTGGATGATGCGCAGGCCCGCCGAATTCCCCAACATCGGCAAGACCTACAATATCGAATGGACCCAATTCCAGGGTACCGCGCCGATGACGCAGGCGCTCGCGGCGGGTGCGCTCGACTGCGCCACGCAGGCGCCGCTGTCACTCGCCAATGGCGTGGTCGGCGGCAATCTCAAGGCCTACATCGTGGCCCAGCATGTGTTTGAGAAGCCCGGCGGGTTTTCGGTCTATTGGGCGGTCATGGACGACTCCCCGATCAAGACGATCGCCGATCTCAAGGGTAAGACAGTCGGTATTTCCGTGATCGGCGGCGGCACGCAGGGGCCGTTCAACCTGCTCCTGAAGCAGAACGGCATCGATCCGGCCAAGGACATCAAGCTGGTCGAGGTCGGCTTTGCTGTCTCCGAAGATGCGTTGCGGCAGGGCCGCGTCGATGCGGTCAACATGAACCAGCCATTTGCGGCGCGTGCGGAGGCGAAGGGTGGCACGAGAAAGCTGTTCTCGTTGTCGCAGGCGATGCCGAACATCGTGCACATCCTGGAAGCCTGCCGGGCCGACTTCGTTGACAAGAACCCGGAGCCGGTCAGGGCCTATGTCCGCGACATCACGTCGGGCATGAAGAAGGCGCTGGCGAACCGCGAAGAGACCTTGAAGGTGGTCAATGAAGTCTTGAAGGCGCCCATTCCGGTGCTCGAGACTTATCTCCTCAAGGACAATGATTTTGGCCGCGATCCCGGTGCGGCACCGAATTTCCCGGCGATTCAGAAGATGCTCGACATCTATGCGGAGACGGGAATGCTGCCGAAACTGGATGTCGCGCAGTTCAAGCATCCGACGATCGTCGCGCCGTTACAATAAACGGTCTGGTCGTTTGCTGAGATAACGAGGTCGCAATGTCCCGCCACGTGCGGGACATTGCATGAAGATGATGCAGGTATGAAGAAGTTGCGATCGCGGATAACGACTGACGGCCTTGACCGGGCCCCGCACCGCGCGTTCATGCGCGCGATGGGTCTCGACGACGCGGCAATCGCTAAGCCGATGGTCGGCATTGTCAGCATGAAGGGCGAGCAAACGCCCTGCAATATGACCCATGACTTCCAGGTCGCTGCGGCCAAAACCGGGATCGAAGAGACCGGCGGCACGCCGCGCGAATTCTCGACCGTCTCGGTCTCCGATGGCATCAGCATGAATCATGAGGGAATGAAGTTCTCCCTGTTTTCGCGCGAGCTGATCGCCGACTCCATCGAGGCAGTCGTTCATGGCCTCGCCTATGACGCGCTGATCGGGTATGGCGGATGCGACAAGACGCTTCCCGGCGTCATGATGGGCATGGTTCGTTGCAACGTACCGTCCATCTTCATCTATGGCGGCAGCTCGCTGCCGGGCCGCATCGACGGCCGGACGCTGACCGTTCTCGACTCCTATGAAGCGGTCGGCAGCTTCATGACTAGCGAGATCGACGCCGCGACGCTCGAGCGGATCGAGCGCGCCTGCCTGCCGACCATCGGTGCCTGCGCCGGCCAGTTCACCGCAAACACCATGGGAATGGTGTCCGAGGCAATGGGCTTGACCATTCCCAATGTCTCGATGGTGCCCGGCGTCTACGCCGAGCGTGCGCAAATATCCCGGCGCGCCGGGCGGCTCATCATGGAGATGCTGGAGCACGGTGGACCACTGCCGCGCGACATCGTGACGCGGAAATCTCTGGAGAACGGTGCGGCGATCGTGGCTGCAACGGGCGGTTCGACCAACGCCGCGCTGCACCTGCCGGCGATCGCGAACGAGGCCGGTATCGCCTTCACCATCGACGATGTTGGCGAGGTTTTTGCCAGGACGCCGCTGATCGGAAACTTGCGACCCGGAGGCAAGTACACGGCGAAGGACGTTTACGACATCGGCGGCGCCGCCGTCGTGATCCGCGAATTGATTGAGAGCGGACACATCGATGGCAGCTGCCTGAGTGTCACGGGCCGCACCATCGCCGAGGAATATGGCGCTGCCAATGCGCCGGATGGCGAGATCATCTACGCGGCTCGTGCGCCTATCATGCCCGATGGTGGCGTGGCGGTGTTGAAGGGCAATCTCTGTCCGGACGGCGCAGTGATCAAGGTCGCGGGTTTGAAGAGCCAGTTCTTCGAAGGCGTGGCGCGGGTTTTCGAGGATGAGGAGTCTTGCGTCGCGGCGGTTCGCGAGCGCAGCTACAAGGCCGGTGAAGTTCTGGTGATCCGCAACGAAGGGCCTGTCGGCGGCCCCGGCATGCGCGAGATGCTCGGCGTCACTGCGCTGATTTACGGGCAGGGCATGGGCGAAAAAGTTGCCCTGATCACGGATGGCCGGTTCTCTGGCGCGACGCGCGGGATGTGCATCGGGTATGTCTCTCCGGAAGCGTTCGTTGGCGGCCCGTTGGCGCTCGTGCGCGACGGCGACAAGATCCGCATCGATGCCGCCGGCCGCCGTATGGATCTGCTGGTCGACGAACAGGAGCTCGTAGCGCGACAACGCGATTGGAAGCCGCGGCCGCCACGCCATCGTGCTGGCGCACTCGCAAAATATGCACGGCTGGTCGGTCAGGCGCCCGGCGGAGCCGTGACGCATGAGGGCCCTGCGGAATGGCCATGGTTCGATTGAGCCATGCTTGTGCGAAATGACGGCCTGTTTGGCAAGTTTCTTGCTAAGCTCCTGCCGCTGATGGAGGCCATTCAGCAGGTTGGTTGTGCGGTATTTGCACAAGCGTAAAGCGAGAGACGGATGAGGGTTGTGCCTTCGAGATCGAGTGAATGGGTGAGACCGGTGACGTCACAAAGGCCGGCTTCTGCGATCATCGAGATCGACCACGTCTCCCAGGTTTTTCAGACCTCGGCGCGCAGGGATCATTTGGCGCTATCGGACATCTCGCTGACGATCGACGAAGGTGCGTTTGTCTCCATCCTTGGACCGTCTGGCTGTGGCAAGTCGACGTTGCTTTACATCGTCGGAGGGTTCGTCAGTCCAAGCAGCGGCGCTGCGAAGATGAAGGGACAGGCGATCACGCGCCCCGGTCCGGATCGTGGACCGGTGTTTCAGGAATTCGCGCTGTTTCCCTGGAAGACAGTGCTGGGCAATGTGATGTATGGGCCGCGTCAGCAGGGGGTGCACGCCGCTGAAGCGGAAGCGCAGAGCCGGTCCTTGATCGAGATGGTCGGCCTCAAGGGCTACGAGAATTTCTACCCGAAGGAGCTGTCGGGTGGCATGAAGCAGCGCGTCGCGCTGGCCCGGACTCTCGCTTACCACCCTGAAGTCCTGTTGATGGACGAGCCGTTCGGCGCGCTCGACGCTCACACCCGGACACGGTTGCAGAACGATCTCCTGAATATCTGGGAGCGCGACCGCAAGACGGTGCTGTTCGTGACCCATTCGGTCGACGAAGCCGTCTTCCTGTCCGATAAGGTCGTAATGATGTCGAAATCTCCCGGCCGCATCCGGCAGATCATCGACATCGACCTGCCGCGGCCAAGGCGTCGCAACGAGCTGCTGCTCGATCCGCGCTACCAGAAATACGTCGTTGACATCGAGCGCATGTTCGACGAAAGCGACCAAGGCGGATCGGCATCATGATATCGTCGGCCGCCCTGGTAAAACGTGCGGCTCCAGTAC is part of the Bradyrhizobium commune genome and harbors:
- a CDS encoding NAD(P)-dependent oxidoreductase, whose translation is MADAGKANLQSAEKLGYLGLGLMGTPMTRRLLKAGYQVTVWNRSEGKVAPLVEAGAGHAATPRDVLARSDIVFMCVTDAAAVEEVIFGPEGISAVAGAGKLVVDFSSIHPDAARELAARLKAANGAGWIDAPVSGGTKGAEEGTLAIMAGGEAGDIERVRPYVLAMARRITHMGPTGAGQTTKLCNQVIVGCAMAVLAEATRLAANAGIDANRLPEALAGGFADSIPLQLFVPRMVQGIHSPPLGHIATMLKDLDTVADVAQTTSTPIPMASLAGQIFRLAKAARGADADALEIYKLSEDC
- a CDS encoding ABC transporter substrate-binding protein; the encoded protein is MRTVSRWMLAMGAVAAMIAGASPSRAQQTIRVGWTIPAEESKYWMMRRPAEFPNIGKTYNIEWTQFQGTAPMTQALAAGALDCATQAPLSLANGVVGGNLKAYIVAQHVFEKPGGFSVYWAVMDDSPIKTIADLKGKTVGISVIGGGTQGPFNLLLKQNGIDPAKDIKLVEVGFAVSEDALRQGRVDAVNMNQPFAARAEAKGGTRKLFSLSQAMPNIVHILEACRADFVDKNPEPVRAYVRDITSGMKKALANREETLKVVNEVLKAPIPVLETYLLKDNDFGRDPGAAPNFPAIQKMLDIYAETGMLPKLDVAQFKHPTIVAPLQ
- the ilvD gene encoding dihydroxy-acid dehydratase, with the translated sequence MKKLRSRITTDGLDRAPHRAFMRAMGLDDAAIAKPMVGIVSMKGEQTPCNMTHDFQVAAAKTGIEETGGTPREFSTVSVSDGISMNHEGMKFSLFSRELIADSIEAVVHGLAYDALIGYGGCDKTLPGVMMGMVRCNVPSIFIYGGSSLPGRIDGRTLTVLDSYEAVGSFMTSEIDAATLERIERACLPTIGACAGQFTANTMGMVSEAMGLTIPNVSMVPGVYAERAQISRRAGRLIMEMLEHGGPLPRDIVTRKSLENGAAIVAATGGSTNAALHLPAIANEAGIAFTIDDVGEVFARTPLIGNLRPGGKYTAKDVYDIGGAAVVIRELIESGHIDGSCLSVTGRTIAEEYGAANAPDGEIIYAARAPIMPDGGVAVLKGNLCPDGAVIKVAGLKSQFFEGVARVFEDEESCVAAVRERSYKAGEVLVIRNEGPVGGPGMREMLGVTALIYGQGMGEKVALITDGRFSGATRGMCIGYVSPEAFVGGPLALVRDGDKIRIDAAGRRMDLLVDEQELVARQRDWKPRPPRHRAGALAKYARLVGQAPGGAVTHEGPAEWPWFD
- a CDS encoding ABC transporter ATP-binding protein, which encodes MRVVPSRSSEWVRPVTSQRPASAIIEIDHVSQVFQTSARRDHLALSDISLTIDEGAFVSILGPSGCGKSTLLYIVGGFVSPSSGAAKMKGQAITRPGPDRGPVFQEFALFPWKTVLGNVMYGPRQQGVHAAEAEAQSRSLIEMVGLKGYENFYPKELSGGMKQRVALARTLAYHPEVLLMDEPFGALDAHTRTRLQNDLLNIWERDRKTVLFVTHSVDEAVFLSDKVVMMSKSPGRIRQIIDIDLPRPRRRNELLLDPRYQKYVVDIERMFDESDQGGSAS